The window GAAAGCATTGCCGTCGTTCTCGAACGTCAACGCAAGCTCGATGCGGCGCGGGTAAAACGCGAGCTCGCGGACGACGACCTTCGCACCACTGCGACCGAAGAGCACGTTACTGCCTGGAACGTATGACCGATACGGATGACCCTGGTCATCGACGCGATAGGTGTTGCTCTCACGGACGATACGATAACGAAGTTGGAGACGCCCGTGCCCGAGCTGTTGGGTTCCGTGATTGAGATACGTGATCGCTTCGCGCAGCGTCACGATCTGCGCATCCTTCGCGCGTTCGGCACGTAGCGCTTTCGGCTCGCTGGCCCGGAAGCGTTCGGCCGTGAACACCGACTGATAGTTGCGCAGATTGCCGAAATAGCGCTGCATTCCGACCGTCAGCATCGCATACGCTTTTCCATAGTCGCCGCTGCCCACAGCGCGCGCATACGCAAGCGCAACGTCGACGCCCGGACCGCTCGGGGCAGCGGCGGAAGCCGCCGGGGTAGACAGTGCGAGCATCGCGAGTAGCGCCGCGAGCGCGCGGCGGATCATCCCTGGCCTAAGAGAATATCGACGATTCGAATCAGATCGGATTCGTCGGTGAAACGAATCTCGATGCGCCCGCCCTTCTTCGCGCGGACGAACGTGATGCGCGAGCCCAGGCGGTGGCGCAATTGGTCGGCGACGTCGTTCAGGTCGTCGACGCCGGCAGCGGCGGGCTTCTTCGGCGGCATCGTAAGCCGCTGCGCCAAGCGCTCGAGAACGCGAACCGAGGTGCCTTCGCGCGCCGCCCGCTCGGCGATCGCAACGCGGTCTTTCTCGGGGAATGCGAGCAGTGCTTTGGCGTGGCCCGGCGAGAGCTGCCGGGCGCGGATCAGCGCCTGAATCGGTGCGGCGAGCGCCAGCAAGCGCAATGCGTTGGCAACCGAAGGACGCGCGCGCCCGACGCGTTCGGCGACACGCTCTTGCGTGAAGCCATAGTCGTCGATCAGATGCTGATAACCCATCGCTTCTTCGAGCGCATCCAGATCCTCGCGCTGCAAATTCTCGACCATCGCAATCTCAAGACTCTGCTGATCTTCTGCGTCCCGAACGATCGCCGGCATCGTGCGTAGCCCGGCCGCGGCGGCGGCGCGCCAACGGCGTTCGCCTGCAATCAATTCGTAGCGATCGCCGCGCTTCCGCACCAGAATCGGAACGAGCACCCCGAACGACGCGATCGAGCTCCGCAATCCTTCGAGCGCGTCGGCTTCGAATGTGGTGCGCGGTTGATGCGGATTCGGAACGATCGCATCGATCGGAATTTCGCTTGCGCCTTGCGGTTTTTCGCGTGCGAGGGGCTGCGCATCGCCGAGCAGCGCACCGAGTCCGCGGCCAAGTCCGCGCTTTGCCATTACGATACGGTCTCGAGCGCGGCGACTTCGCGCGCTAGATCGAGATAGGCTTGTGCGCCGCGGCTGCGCACGTCGAAGAGCACGACGGGTTTTCCGAACGACGGCGCTTCGGAAAGACGAATGTTGCGCGGAATCTGCGTTTTGAAAACGTGATCGGGAAAGTAACGCACGACTTCGTCGACGACTTCGACGGCGAGCCGCGTTCGGCCATCGTACATCGTGACCAGCACGCCGAGAATCTCCAAACGTGGATTGAGCGCTTCTTTGACGCGCTGCATGATCGCGGTCAGCTGCGAGAGACCTTCGAGCGCATAGAACTCGGCTTGAATCGGGATGATCATTTGATCCGCCGCGACGAGCGCGTTGATCGTCAGCAGACCCAGCGAAGGGGGACAGTCGACAAAAACGTAATCGTATTGATCAACGACCTCAGCAAGCGCTTGCCGTAACCGGTTCTCGCGCGCCAAAGCCGAGACCAATTCGACCTCGGCACCAGCCAAATTCGGGGTCGCCGGGATGATCGAGAGGTTCTCGACGTCGGTCGAGATGATCGCGGAGGCTGCACTGATCTCGCCGAGCAGTAGCGCGTAAGAATCATTCTCAATACCGCGTTTGTCGATTCCGAGACCGGTCGTCGCGTTGCCTTGCGGATCGATATCGACCAGTAAAATCCGCTTACCAAGCAGCGCAAGGCAAGCGCCCAAATTGACCGCGGTGGTACTCTTACCGACCCCGCCTTTTTGATTGACAACCGCGACCGTGCGACCCATTCCTCGGTGGCGGCGTTCGTTCCGGGGGCGAATGTTCCCCGGGGAACACTGCAAGGATTCAGCGCGTCAAAATGTCAGCGATTGCGTTGCGCGCCATATCCAGAAGAAGTTCGCGCTTATTACGTTCGGGATATTCCGTAACCGCTTCCAAGAGCCGCTGGAGCACGTCCCCAACCTCGGGGCCACCGCCGGAATCCGGCGGCAACACGTTCTCGGCGACCAATACCTCGATCACGTCATTGCCGGAGATCGCAAGGTCCTTGACGGTCATGGGCGGCCGCTCCGCGAGGACGCCCCAAACTCGCGATTCAAAGACATCGTTCCCGCCTCGATCCGGGAGACCGCTGCCGACGACATCAGCCTGGCGCAACGCAAAAAGCCCGGCCAAATGATCGGAACCGACGCGACGAATGAATCGCCGGACCGTCGCAGGCGACAGACCCGGGTCGGCGACATACATGTGGTGACGGACAAGGGTCGCGACCGTTTCCGTCGTTTGCGCCGGAAAGCGGAGCCGCTCGAGCATCGCACGGCTCATGTCCTCGCCCGTCATCTCGTGGCGATAGAAGTGCGGCCCGTCTTTGGTCCGTGGCTTTGCGACGTCGTGCAGCAGTGCTGCAAGACGCAGGACCGGATCACCCGGGGGGACGGCGTCGAGCGTCGCGAGCGAGTGGCGCCAGACGTCAAAGCGATGCCAGCGGTTCTGCATGACCCCATCGCCTTCGAGCAGCTCCGGCCATACGTGTTCCAGAACCCCCGTCTCTGCCAGCAGGGCTAAGCCGATCGATGGACGCTCGGCGCCGAGCAGTTTAAGGAGCTCATCCGAGATGCGCTCGGCCGAGACCGACCCGGCCAGATGCGCCGAAGCGCGCATTGCCTTGATCGCGGCGGGGGATAGTGCGTAGCGGAATCGCGCTGCAAATTGCGCCGCCCGGAACATCCGCAGCGGATCTTCCTCAAACGTCTCGTCGCGGACGATGTCGATGCGGCGGGCGCGGATGTCCTCGGCGCCGCCGTACGGATCGACGAGCTCGCCTCCCGGCAGCGCGCGCGCCACCATATTTATGCGGAAATCACGTCGCGCCAGATCGTCTTCGAGCGAAATTTCCGGCAAGGACACGACCTTGAAATCACGATGTCCGCTTCCCGTCGAGACCTCGCGCCGCGGAAGCGCTAGGTCGGCGTTCCCTCGATCCGACGAGAATTTGATGACGGAGAAGGCTGCGCCGACGAGATCGACCTTGCCGTGCTCCGCCAGGCGCGCAATCAGTTCGTCCTGCGGCACTCCCACGACAATGTAGTCGAAGTCTTTCGACCGGTCCGGGATGCCCTCGATCTCGGCGCGCAGCTCATCGCGGACGCGACCCCCGACCGAATACAGCGAGCCCGGCGGGAGCCAGGCTGCGAGTGAGTCGTCGAGAGCGTTCTTCACGAAGATAAAGGCCGGCGTTGCGCGATCCCGACGCGGCGCGGAAAGCGCAGCGGGGTTGGAAATCGCTTGGTGACAACCAGAATACGACGTTCCCCTTCGAGCGGCAACTCGTCGCTTATCTCGCCTCCTAAAGCAAGCGCAACTTCCCGCGCCGCGCTGCGCTCCGAATCGGAGAGCGTTCCACGCTGCAACAGTGCGCGTCCGCGGATTGCAAGAAACGGCAACGTCAACTCCACGACGGCGGCTGCCGAAGCCAGCGCGCGCGCCGTAGCGTACATGAATTTTTCGCGAAAACGCTGTTCCTGTGCGAGATTTTCCGCACGTGCGGCGATTGCTTCGCCGCTGATTTCAAGTTGCACCATTGCATCCGAGATGAACGCGACTTTCTTGGCGGTCGCGTCGATCGCGCATAGCGAAATTCCACTCACGATCGCAAGCGGGATCCCGGGAAGGCCGCCGCCGGACCCGACGTCGATCAGCTCGCCGTCCGCCGCGATAAACGGAAGAAGCGTCAGCGCATCGGCGATGTGTTCTGCGACGGCGTTCGCGTTGCGCGCGCCGGTGAGATTGAATTCCCGGTTGCGCTCAAGGAGAAGCTCGCCGTAACGCGCCAGCCGCTCGAGCGCTTCCGGCGGTGCGCCGTGACGCGCGAGCGCGCTTGCTACGTCACTCACGGAGCCGCGGCGTGTTCCTTCCGGTGACGGTGAACGAACAGCGAAAGAATCGCAACGTCGGCCGGCGTTACGCCGGGGATGCGCGCCGCGGCGCCGAGCGTTTCGGGCTTATGGCGTATGAGTTTTTCGCGTGCCTCGTGTGAAAGAGCGCGAATCGAATCGTAGATGAAATCACCGGGAATCGGATCGCCGTGCGTGCGCTGGGCGCGTTCGATCGCAAGCTCTTGACGCCGCACGTATCCGGCCAGCTTGATCTCGATTGCGGCACGTTCCACGACGTCATCTGCGCCCAAGAACGGTGCGATGTCGGCCGCCTCGATCTCGGGACGGCGCAATGCATCCGCGAGCGTCGCTCCGCGTTCGAAGCTCGCCTCGCCGATGCGATCCGTTTCGAGGCGGGTGCGCTCCGCACGCGCGATCGTTGTTTCGAGCCGGTCGCGCCGCGACACGAACGATTCCCACGTGACATCGTCGATGAGACCGATCTCGCGGCCACGCGGTGTAAGCCGCAGATCGGCGTTGTCGTGCCGTAAAAGGACGCGGTGCTCCGCGCGTGACGTGAGCATCCGATAGGGTTCATCCACGCCCTTGGTCGTCAGATCGTCGATCATCGTTCCGATGTACGAATCGGTGCGCGTCAAGATGACGGGCGCTTCTCCGCGCACGCTCCGCGCCGCATTGATGCCGGCGATCAGGCCTTGTGCGGCGGCCTCTTCGTAGCCCGACGTGCCGTTGAGCTGTCCGCAATGGAAGAGGCCGCTGATGCGGCGCGTCTCGAGCGACGCGAGCAACTCGGTCGGCTGCACGAAATCATATTCGACGGCATAACCGCCGCGCAGCATCACGCAATCTTCGAGTCCCGGCAAGGTGTGCAGCATTTCGATTTGTACGTCGGCCGGAAGCGACGTCGAAAAACCGCCGACGTAGTACGTCGGTTCGTCCCAACCTTCGGGTTCGATGAAGATCTGGTGCGACGGATTCTGCGCGAATTTAATGACTTTGTCTTCAATCGACGGACAATAGCGCGGCCCAATTCCGCGGATCAAATCCAAACCATACAGCGGCGAACGATGCAGATTTTCGCGCACCAGCGCGTGCGTCGTCTCGTTCGTCGTCGTGATCCAACATGGCAGCTGCGGACCGGCGAATTTCGGTTCGCTGCGATAGCTGAACGGCAGCGGGACCGCACTCGGCTCCTGCGCCGTCATTGCGGCCGTATCGACGGTCGTCTTGTCGATGCGCGGCGGCGTCCCGGTCTTAAGGCGCCGCAGCGGAAATCCGAGCGCCGCCAAACTCGCCGAAAGCCCGATTGCGGGCTCTTCCCCGAAGCGCCCCTCGGCCTTCACGTCCTCGCCGCGGAACGTCTTGCCGCCTAGGAACGTCCCGGTCGCGAGCACGACGGCCCCGGCGCGGAGTATCCGGCCGTCTGTGGTCCGGACACCCGTGACCCGATCGCCCTCGGTGACTACGCCTTCGACCATCGCGGGGACGATCGTTAAATTCGGCTGCTGCTGGAGATGCTCGCGCGCGCGGCGCGCATAGGCGGGTTTGTCGGCTTGTGCTCGCAGCGCGCGGACCGCGGCGCCTTTGCTCTCGTTCAGCCAACGAACGTGCAGCGAGGTTGCGTCGATCTGGACCCCCATCTCGCCGCCTAGCGCGTCGATCTCCCGAACGAGCTGGCCCTTTGCACTTCCACCCACGCTCGGATTGCACGGCAGCGTGCAGATCTTCGAGGGATCGCCGGTGATGAGAAGCGTTTCGACGCCAAGGCGAGCGCTTGCAAGAGCTGCCTCCAGCCCTGCATGCCCGCCGCCAACGACGATTACGCCGCTACGATCGTGTACCGCCACCTGCGGATTGTACCGCATCGATGACAGCCTGTGGCTCGGGCGTACCGACAGCAAAGCGCGTGCCGCTGTGTAACGTGATTTGCACGGCGTTGAAGCCGGAGACGTTCCAAACCCATCCGTGCCAGGTTAGATGAATGCCCCAACCTTCCAAAATGTTCGTCTTGATCGCACGGATCGACGTGATCTGGCTTATCGGAACGCTGCGGCCGATGCCTGGCACGCCGAAAAACCACATCATGTGGCGTTCGGTAACGCGCACGGTCAACGTCGAAAAAAGCGCGGCCACGACAAGCAAAATCGGCACGAGACTGTACGAGAGCGTCCGTTCCGAGGGCGCCGAGATGGCGGCGGCAATGCAAATCAAGACCGCGATCGCGAACAGCACGATCACCGTCAGCCAACCCGTTTGCCGATGTTCGTAGAGGACGCGTTCGTTCATCCGGCGGCCAGCTCGCGGAAGCGTTGCGCGATCACGAAGCGCGCGCCGACGATCGAGCCGAGTGCGAACGCGATCAAACCGTCGGTCGACGCGAGCGCTACGGAGCCCGCATGCGGCAAGAAATAGCGCACCGCGAAACGCGCGACGAACGCGATGCCCCAGATCGCAAGCGGGATGAGCGCAGGCTGCACGATCAGTACGCCACGTTCGCCCGTGGGCTGCACTTTCGTATGCTTCCCGCGCAACAGTCCGAGCGGAAACCCGAGGACGAATCCGAGCACGACCGCGCCGATGATGATCGGAATCGAGACGTGCCCTTCAAACGATTCCCACACCAAGAATGCCGTGAAGAACACGAGCAACAGCGGGCCGGTCCATAATCGCGATGCACGCAACCGTACCGGCCGCAGCAAGCGGAAGTACACGACCGCGCCGATGACCAGAAAATAAATGAGAGCGCTGGTCGCGCCGCTGCTATGTTCCACGTGCTATCTCCAGTCTATTTGCCGATGCAAAAGCGCGCGAAGATCCCATCCAGAATCGCTTCGGTGACGGCGTCGCCGGTCAATTCACCGAGCGCACCGTAGGCTTCGACGAGATCCGGTGTGATCAGGTCGATCGGTTCGCCGGCCTCGAGTGTCTGCACGGCGCTCATCAAAGCGCGTTGCGCTGCGAGTGCACAATCGGCCTGACGTGCGGTCGCAAGATGCGGGCGTTCCAAATCGACGTCTTCAACGTCGAACGCGCGCCGGATCGCTTCGCGAATGCGGGCAACGTCGCCGGGATCGAGCACGCTAACCAGCAAGGCGTCATCTTCCTCGGGTTCGCGCGCGTCATATCCGGCTGTACCGGCGTCGCGCTTGTTGAAGATGACGATCCGCCGCCGGCCGCGTGTCCGTCCCAGCAGCACGAGCTCGCCGGCCTCAAGCCGCCGCGAACCGTCGACAACCACCAGCGCGAGGCGCGCGTCTTGCAAGGCCCGCTCGGTGCGAGCGATTCCGGCTGCTTCGAGCTGATCGGCATGCTCGCGAATCCCGGCCGTGTCGATCAAGCGAACGCGAAGGCCATCCAGGCCGAAGGACTCCTCGATCGTATCGCGCGTCGTTCCGGCCTGCTCCGAGACGAGCGCACGCTCATCGCCGAGCATCGCATTGAGGAGCGACGATTTACCGGCGTTCGGCGGCCCGACGATCGCGACGCTCGGACCCTCGCGCACGAGCCGCCCGATCTCCCAGCTGCGTGCCATCGCATAGAGATGACCCCAAATACCTTCGATCTCGCCGCGGAGCCGCTCGCGGGGCGGCTCGATGACTTCATCCGGAAAGTCGAGCGTCGCCGCAAGCTCTTCCAATATCGTTCCAACATGCGCACGTACCGATGCCACCTCGGTTTGCAAGCCGCCCGCAAGCTGCGCACGTGCGGCGCGCGCAGCACCGCGTGTCTCTGCTTCGATCAAGTCTGCAACGGCTTCGGCCGCCGACAAATCGATTTTGCCGCGCAAGAATGCGCGGCGCGTGAATTCACCCGGGGTGGCAAGGCGCGCACCGCACGCGAGCACCGACGTTAACGTCTCACGCGCAACGACCGGTGAACCGTGCACGTGTAGCTCGAGCACGTCCTCGCCCGTATACGAATGCGGCGCCGGAAAGAAGAGTGCCAGACCTCGATCGAGCGGCGAACCGCGTTCATCGAGAATATCACCGAGCGTCGCAAGGCGCGCTTGGAGTTCTTGTTCCGAACGAAAAACACGCGCGGCAATATCACGGGTCCCTTCGCCGCTGATGCGAATGATCGCGACCGCGCCGCGCCCCGGCGGCGTCGCGATCGCAGCAATCGTCTCTATTTGGGAGAGACGACGACCCGCCGTTCCGGTTCGACGCCCTCGGATTCCGTTTGCACAAACGGACTATCCGCAAGCGCAAGATGGATGATCTTTCGCTCGGACGGGAGCATCGGCTCCAACTTGATCGGACGCTTTTCGCGAATCGTGCGCTCGAGCGTCTGCAACGCAATCGTCTTGAGCTGATCGGCACGACGCGCGCGATAGCCCTCGGCATCGATCGTGTAGTAGTGCCGCGCGTTACGCACGCCCACGTTCAAAATGTTGTTGAAGATGAGGTTCAGCGCTTCGAGCGTGTTGCCGTGGCGGCCGATCAGATTTGCGAGGTCGGCGCCGCGCACTTCGAGATATTCGCCCTCGGTCCGTGGGATGTACGCGACCTCAGCGCTCTCGATCCCCATCTTCTCGAGAATCTGCTCGAGCAGCACCCGCGCAGGCTTGACTTCCTCGGGCTCGGGGACGGCTTGGTCACGCTGGGGCGGCGCCGCCGGGCGTGGGGCATCCCCGTTGTTCTCGCGGGGTCCATGGGGGCGGCGGCCACGATGGCGCCGGCCGTACGGCCGTGCCCCAGGGGCTTCTTCGCGATTGGAATCGTCTTGCAGATCTTCGTCCATTCTTGTCCTTAACGCCGCGAGCGCTTCTTGCGAGGAGCGGTCGCGCTTTCGCTTTTTGAGCCGGTCAGCTTCCCGTTGGGGCGGCTCGCACCCTCACCAGGGGTTACATCTTTTGCACTACCGTCCGCACCCGCGGCTGATGCCGCCGCACGACTGTACATGCCGTATTTGCGCAGGAGATAGAACGATTGTCCCATCGAAAACGCATTGAAGAAGAACCAATACAGAATCAGCGCCGAGTACCATGTGCGTCCGACCCAAGCGATGATGACAGGTGAAACGAACGCCATGATCTTTTGCTGTTGCGCTTGAGCCGGATCGGCGGCCGGCGCCGTCCCGTAGCGTACGCTGAAATACATTGAAACGACATACAGCGCAAGCAAAATCATGTCGGGCGCAGCCAAGCTCGTGCCGAGGATTTTCGGATACGCGTGCGAGATCGGGGTTCCGATCCACAACCAGCCTTGTTGCGCAAACTGATCGTGCAACGCGTTGATCGCCCGATACAAACTAAACAGAATCGGCAGCTGAATGAGCAGCGGCAAGCAACCGGCCATCGGATTGACGCCGTGTTCTTTGTACAGCGCCATTACTTCCGTGTTCATCTTCTGCGGATCGCCTTTAAATTGCGCTTGCAGTTTTTTTACTTGCGGCGCAATTTTCTGCATCTCGGCCATCGACTTGAACTGCATCTGCGATAGCGGCCACAATACGAGTTTGACCAGCAACGCGAAGATGACCAGGCTCCAGCCCAAGCTGTGCGTCGTCCCGTTGAGGTAAATGAGAACATCCGAGAGGGCGTTCACAATCGGATCGAGCGGATTTGCAAACGCCAGCAAGAGCAGCAACAAACGGCCTTTCGGTGGGGCTAGGGAACGGGATCGACCCCGCCGGGGTGTCCGGGATGACAGCGGAGGAGTCGCAGCGCGGCGAGGCGCGTTCCCCGCAACACGCCGTGCTTCTCTATAGCCTCATACGCGTACTGCGAGCAACTCGGAAAGTAGCGGCACGCGCCCGGCAAGAACGGCGAAACGACCGTCTTATAGCCTCGTAAGAGCAGCAAGACCGCCGATTTCACAGCCGTCCGAGCGTCGCGCGCAGATCCTCGCACAACAACGTATACGCTATAGACCGCGCCGAGATTCGCGCGGTGAGGATCAGATCGAGTCCCGTGGGCGGCTCCTCGAGTCCGGCGAAAGCCGCCCGAAGCCGGCGCCGGGCGCGATTGCGCTCAACGGCATTGGCGAAGCCTTTGGTCGTGACGACGGCCAGCCGCGCCCGTTCGCCTGGGGGGCTCGGCGCAGCTACGACGGTCACGTGGGTACCTTGCGCACGGCGTCCGCGCCGCCGAAGACGGGCGAACTCACTACCGCGCAGGCTCTCGTATAAGCCTAGGCGGAGAGGCGCTTGCGGCCTTTTTTCCGGCGGGCAGCGATAACGCGCCGGCCGTTCTTGGTCGCCATGCGAGACAAGAAGCCGTGTACTCGCTTGCGCCGCCGATTGTGGGGCTGGAACGTCCGCTTCACGATCACTCCTCGGGTTGGGGGACAACAGCGTGCGATTATACCGGCCGAGCGTCGCCCCGGTCAAGTTCCGGCCCGGAAATGAGAGCTTTTCGCCGCCTGTCCACACCTGTGGACAACGCTGTGGAGAACGTGGGCGCGCATTTCCCGCAAAGCCCCGCGAGAGCGAGGATTTTCGCCCCATCGGGCCACCCGGACATGGCGTCCACAACTTGCAAAAAAGCCCGAATTATAAGGGAATTTCGCGCAGATTAAGGCTGTGGATAAGTGGATAAGATTTTCCCGTTTTTGCGCAGGAGTCACTCCTAGGGCCGCTAACGCTACCGCCTACTCCGAGCGGCCTAATTTAGTGGATTGACCTCTTCGCATTGCCGGCAGCACGGATGCACCATTTCAAAACGGCGGTTGAGATATTTCGGATGAGTTCACTCGTCGATCGCGGCATCACCGGTGCCGAGCTCTGGTCTTCGGTGCTTTCGGCGCTGGAGCCGAGATATTCCAAGCCGGTCTACGAGACGTGGCTGCGCCCGATGCGCCCGATGCATATCACCGGGAGCGAGATTACGCTGGCGGTCGCGACGCCGTTTGCACGCGATTGGGTCGAAGGGCGTCTGCGCGCGCCGATCGTTGAGGCATTACGTGATTTGCTGGGCTATGAGATTGAGGTGAAATTCGTGGTCGCAAACGAGCCGGAACCGCAGGAGCAACCACAGGCGCCTGCCGTCCCCGCCGTTGCGACGCCGCGAGCCCCCGGACCCGACGAAATCCGGCCGGGAAACCTCAATCCGCGCTATACGTTCGAAGAATTCGTGGTCGGAAATAGCAACCGCTTTGCGCACGCCGCGGCGCAAGCCGTTGCCGAATCTCCGGCGCGTGCCTACAATCCGCTCTTTTTATATGGCGGCGTTGGCCTCGGCAAGACGCATCTCATGCACGCAATCGGGCATCGCGTTCTTCTCGCAAATCCGAATGCGAACGTCGTGTACGTTTCGAGCGAGAAGTTCACCAACGAGTTCATCATCGCGATCAAAAACAATCAGACGGTCGAGTTCCGGAACCGTTATCGTCACGTCGACGTGCTCTTGATCGACGACATTCAATTTCTGGAAGGCAAAGAACAAACCCAAGAGGAGTTCTTTCACACGTTCAACTCGTTGCACGAAGCCTTACGTCAGCTCGTGATCTCGAGCGATCGCCCGCCCAAAGAGATTCAAACGCTCGAGAGCCGGCTGCGTTCACGTTTCGAATGGGGACTGCTTACCGACATCCAGCCTCCGGATCTCGAGACGCGCGAAGCGATCTTACGCAAGAAAGCCGAGAGCGAAAAAGTGCCTGTCCCTAATGAGGTCTCGATGTTCATCGCGAAAGTGATTCCGTCGAACATCCGCGAGCTCGAAGGTGCGCTGATCCGCGTCGTTGCCTTTGCGTCGCTCACGAAATCGCCGATCACGGTCGACTTGGCGTCTGAAGTCCTTAAGAATCAGATCGCACAGGCACCGCTGCGCCGGATAACGATCAGCTTGATCAAGGAACGTGTTGCACGCGCACACGGGCTGACCGTCAAGGAGATGGACAACCAGCGGCGCGACCAACGCCTTACGGTTCCCCGTCAGATCGCGATGTATCTCGCCTGCGAGCTTACCGATTGCAGTCTGCCGCACATCGCCCGCGAGTTCGGTAAGAAAGATCACACCACGATCATGTACGCCCGCGACAAGGTCAAAGAGCTCATGCAGCGGGACGAGGTCTATCGCAACAAGGTTCGCAGCCTGATGGCGCTGGTCCAAAGCGAGTAAAAGGGTCCCTTTTTACATCCACCGTTGCCTACACAGGGTGGGCCATTCGGGGTGGATAACACTTTCGCGCACGTAACAACGTTGAAACTGTGGAGGCTCGGGCTTCCTCGTCCACAACCATCCGCGCACGCAAACCCGCATTCTTACAAGCGCGGCGGCGTTCTCCACCGGTTTCACCGTATTACTGCTGATACTTCGACTCTTATATATATCTACTATAATAAACGTAAGACGCGCTGACGGTGGATAGTGAAGTTTACTTGTAGCACTAAGGACATCGCCTCCGCGGTCGGCGCGGCGAGCAAGATCGTGAACGCGCATACGACGGTGCCGATACTCTCGAACGTCTTGCTGACCAGCGACGAAGGGCAGATTCGGGTACGGGCCACCGATCTCGAGCTCACGCTCGAGCACGCATTTCCGGCCGAAGTGCAAGAGGCCGGCGCGGTAACGATTCCGGCCAAGCTCTTCAGCGGTTACCTCGGTAATCTGCCGGCGGGGATGCTGGAACTGAGCGGCTCACCAACGCGCGCAAGCGTCAAGGTAGAGCGTTCGAATTACGATTTTCACGCTCTGCCTGCGGACGAGTACCCCCCGTTGCCGCCCTCCCAAAAAGGCGCGACGTTCACGCTTCCTGCCAAACGATTCCGGGAAGGCGTCAGCTCGACGATCTTCGCGGCATCCAGCGAGGAAGCACGCGGCGCCGTTTTAATGGGGACGCTGCTGGAGCTCGAAGGCTCGGCCCTCACGATGGTCGCGACCGACGGTTACCGTCTCGCGAAGTGGCAGACGACCCTTGAGGAACCGCACAAGGGAACTGCGCTCAAATTCATCGTACCATCACGTGCGCTTGCCGAAGCCGCGCGCAATCTCGGCAGTGCCGAAAGCGTCACGCTCACGGCGTTGGGCACGCAGGGGAATCAGCTCTCGCTCACTGCGGGCGAAGTCACGATCGTCGTTCGGCTCGTCGACGGACAGTATCCGAACTACCAGCAAGTAATCCCGGCCAAGTTCGACCGCTCGACGACCGTCAACACGAGCGCCCTCATCGGAGCCCTCCGTCGCGCCGAGCTCGTCGCGGGCGACCGCGCCAGCATGGTGAAGATGCAGGTGACCAATCAGAACCTAATCATCACCGCCAATTCCGATGTCGCAGGCAACGCTTTCGAGGAGCTCGAGGTCGAGCAAACCGGCGAGGATCTCACGATTGCGTTCAATGCACGGTACCTGGTCGAGATACTGACCCACGTCGACTCGCCGCAATCAGTCATGGAGTTCTTGGGGCCGCTCTCACCGGCAGCGATCCGTCCGCTGGAACCGGTCTCGGGTAGCATGCTCCTGTACGTCTTGATGCCTCTGCGGCAATAAGCTGCAGCTCGAGCACCTCGCTCTCGCGAACCTGCGCAACTACGCGTCGCTGGAATGGACGCCGGCGCCGGGTCTAAATTTGCTCGTCGGCACGAACGCGCAAGGCAAGAGTAATCTGCTCGAATCGATCGCGATGCTCGCAACGGGGAAGTCTTTTCGGACTGCGCGGGAAAGCGAACTCATCCGTTTCGGTCAAGCACTCGGCAGCGTCGTCGGAGCTGCTCGCGTCGCCGCCGGCAAGCTGAATCTCGCGTGCACGATTGCCGCAAGCGCGGGCGG of the Candidatus Baltobacteraceae bacterium genome contains:
- the dnaN gene encoding DNA polymerase III subunit beta, encoding MKFTCSTKDIASAVGAASKIVNAHTTVPILSNVLLTSDEGQIRVRATDLELTLEHAFPAEVQEAGAVTIPAKLFSGYLGNLPAGMLELSGSPTRASVKVERSNYDFHALPADEYPPLPPSQKGATFTLPAKRFREGVSSTIFAASSEEARGAVLMGTLLELEGSALTMVATDGYRLAKWQTTLEEPHKGTALKFIVPSRALAEAARNLGSAESVTLTALGTQGNQLSLTAGEVTIVVRLVDGQYPNYQQVIPAKFDRSTTVNTSALIGALRRAELVAGDRASMVKMQVTNQNLIITANSDVAGNAFEELEVEQTGEDLTIAFNARYLVEILTHVDSPQSVMEFLGPLSPAAIRPLEPVSGSMLLYVLMPLRQ